One Carcharodon carcharias isolate sCarCar2 chromosome 22, sCarCar2.pri, whole genome shotgun sequence genomic window, TCTCAGCTCTTCCACAGTTCctagcttctcaccatttaggaaatacacCTGATCTATCATTTTAGATTAAAAGTGATGTACTTATATTTCGCCACATTGAGGTCCATCCCACTCACGGTCCCTTTGCAACTTTTCGCTGCCATCTAGACCATTCACTGTGCCATCTAATTTACTGTTGTttgcaaacttggatatgtggctCTCTATTCCTTTATCCATGTAATTTATATAAGTACAACGAAAAGCTTTGGTCCTGGTACAGGTCCCTGAGGACACTACTAGTCACATCCACCAAATTTGAGTACAtaactctgctctctgtctcctaccTCCTAACCAATTCCCCATCAAAGCCAATAGTTGCCTCTAATTTGATACACACTCATTTTTGTTAGCAGTCTCTTTTTTTATGTGGAGCCTTGTTTGAATGCCTTCTGcgagtccatataaataacatccattgacAATCCCTTATATATCCTTTTAGATAtcccctcaaaaaattcaactaaGTTTATTAGATGTGACGTACTCTTTTAGAAATGTATGGTGACTCTCTGAACAGTTCAGATTTTTCCAAACACTCAGTCATCATGTGTCTCTCATCTCATCTCTGCAGATTTAAAGCCACTAAGATAGTTGGTGAGGAAGCAGGATTCAATATATTTGCTGTCTAAATTCTCAAAGATAAGCACAGACAAGGAAGCTCAGTTGGATTATCTGGGTCAGCCTCTGTTAAATGCATTTAAACTATCAGAGTTAGCAGATATGGGTTACTCAGAATATTTAATCCCTGATTTCAGCCTGAACAGGTTACTACAATGGTTACAATATCTTTGTGTATTCTTCTCACATAGATTTGaagatttttgttttagttatatTTGATCCCTTGATGGATTTTCATTAGAGGTAGCTGATAAGACAGATGGTCAGTATACTGGGAGGGAAGGACCGTGACAAACTTTTGCTCTCGTATGCTCATGTAGAATCATAGAAGATAAACTGGCACCAACTCAACAAGTTTTTAAGATCTGAATGTCACTCGCTTAAGACTCCCTTTGTTCTTCAGGAAAGCCAAATTTTTGCTCAAGAAGAAACGATATCAGGAGCAACTTCTTGATAAAACTGAAGTTCAGATTAGCAACCTTGAGAAAATGGTAAGGAAATGTTTTCAGTTCTGGATAATGTGGATAACAAATGTGTCGGATTGTGAAAGGAAAGATTATCTGTTGTTATGATCTTGATTTAAGTGCACGCACCCTAATTTGAGCTTACTGGGAATGTAGGATTACCTTGCTGGGCAAATTCTCCTGAGCTTCACTACAGAAATTCTTTCCCTTGCCTTAGCATTTTCCCAAGCCTTGCTCAATCCTTCCTCTTTCTTTTGCTCTGATCCTTCTTCCTCACCATTTTTTCCACTTCCCACTGTTCCACATTTTCTCCTCTACTCCTACTCCATGCCTCTGTCATCCCTACCTCCCTTTTCCTTATGTTTAACCCCTGGTTTTCTCCTCAGCCTCTCTTTACCCCATTTAAGTTCTCCTCACTCCAATTAATTATTTAGGCAAGATTACTTAAAACAAAACCTACTGGGTAGGACGAAACTGAATTGTGCCATGCATTGTATACTGGTCctcttttattaaaaaaaagtggTTTAAAATCTACCCCAGAATGCGTTTGAGAGGCTTCTGAGTAAGTTCCTTGTGTAAAATGCATTTGAATAGACTCACTCCAACTCCTAGTCAGCACTGGTGCAAAATACAAACATCCCTAATTTGCCACTCACTCAGAATTGCTACAGTGTAAAATGGAAATGTAGCGAGAGATGTTTTTTGGGGTTGGTGTGAAGCACTTTGTTAGGCAAAGTGTAGAGAGCTTTACTGTGCATCCAAATGGTACACCCAGTTTGGGAATTTCAATGCTTACAATAAATACTGAGTGTTGGAATTGGCAAATTGTCACACAGCAGTAATATTCCTCATAATGAGTACACAGAAAGGGAAAAGGTTGCTTTTTGGTATGTTGTTGAATTAAGTTGACTTAGGTTGTCTAATTATGACTAAGTAGCCAAGAATGTTTCACAATTTTATAATAGCAAGCTGCTATCCCCTGCTCACTTAATTTCTGTCTCCTTACAGCCTCTTCTTCCCCTTTCCTAGTACAAGCCTTGCTGTAACAAataaaacctgtctctctcttgaaGTGTGAAAGTAATACGTTTACTTTATTCTTGTTTGTTTTTAAAGGTTCAGGATATTGAATTTGCTCAAATAGAAATGAAAGTTATTGAAGGACTAAAAATTGGAAATGATTGTCTTCAAAAAATGCATGAGGTATGTATCCGTGAAAAGTAGAAACTATTTATAGAATTGGTGAAACCTCCTACCTTTTAAATTTTCTTCTATTCATTCTTGGATGGGAGCATTGCTGGTAATGCCTGCATTTATTGGCAGTCCCTTGATTGCCCTAgggaagatggtgttgagctgctttcttgaaccgctgctgtccatgtgtaGTAAGAAAACCCATTGGTACACCAACAGTTCcatctgtagcagtttgatacgaCCCTCACTGGTTTGCTACACATTTCAGAGAGcaattaagagttaaccacattgctgtgaatttggagtcatatgtagaccagaccggttaaggttggcagattttgTCTCCTGATGGATATTAGTGTGTCACATGGGCTTTTgatgacaatctggtagttttatGATCACAATTAATGAGTCTAGCAATTTTATTCCAgattaatgaattaattaaatttaaattccccagctcaGAGCAAACAAAAGCAttttctcttttgaaatgaaTGATCTTGCAGTAATTTTTTTAAACTAGAATTCTCAATTAAATGGAGTTCTGGGTTTGGGTCTGTTGGGTCTACTTTTAGATTGGAGACATCGCACTTGCCGGTAGTTGCTATCAGGAGCCTGTCCTTGCTCCGGTCTCAGCTTCCCACTgctctgcagcaccatctcccctcaGTGCTGCTCACTCAGTTCGTGTGCTCCCGCACCTCTCACGAGACCTCAACGCCTACATGATCACCCTGGACCTTTCTGGATGAAAATGCAGAACACACCTTGCACCTTAGTTAACTGGCTTATTTGATTAACTGGCACCTCCCATTTCCGGAGCACATCAGATAACAGTGAtttcttttttttcccctgtATAATGTCCGTGTTCTTAAATTAGTGTGGTAGCACTGAAGAAACTTTTTTCTTTTAGATCATGTCTATTGAAGAAGTAGAAAGAATAATGGATGAGACCCAGGAAGCTGTTGAATACCAGCGGGTGAGTGATATGATACACAGCTACAATTTTACACATGCCTACAAATGTAGgattaaaacaagaaaaatgaaagaTTGTCCAATGTGTTCTAAACAATATGTTATAACAATATGTTCTGTTATTTCAGCAAATTGATGAAATTTTATCTGGGGGTATATCTCAAGAAGATGAGGAGGCCATTCTGGCTGAACTAGATGTTATAACTCAGGTGAGGATATGAATTCATCTATTTACTCAACAGTTAACACCTAAAGTTTACCAGCCCCTTAATACACAACCCGCTCTCCTACGTTGTTACTCTGACCATCTAAGTTGGATCACACACCTGTAGCCAAATACAGAAATCTGGAAATTGTTACTCAAATTGCCCTGTTCCTCCCCAAGCTACGCTCCGATACTTTCCAAAAAGACTTGGCACTGAAATCCATGTTAGGATGTTAAGTTGCAGTATTGCTCACTAAACACACCATAAAAATTTAAGACTAGCACAATCAGGTGTAAGTGAAGTTTTAGTGCCACGATAAGTATTAGTTGCTGCCAAACAATATCCCTGGCATTGAAAATTTAATTTACAATTGAGGAATCTCATTCCTTCAAAATGTATTGTTGGGGatttaaatattttcttttacTTCCTTATCTCTATTAATCCCATCTTTGTTCCTTtcactttatttcactttctgtgcaTAATTTTACGATGAATGGTTGAAAAGATGTATTGGGAAGGATTCTTTCTGCAGGCCTAGGGATCCTAATGACAGTGTTAAATGGGGGAGGGTGAATGGGGGAGCAGAAGCCAGCATTGTGTGGGGAACAGTCACCCAaccgtgattttttttttaccccctaaattggccaattaatgaccagaggCTAGACTTGCCCGTCTAGGCTCTCGAAGATTGATGGCCAATAGGAGACCCTACAGCAGGTTGCCTTTGTGAGATCAAGACCCAGGATGCAGGCCCACGGTGGCACCTTCTTTTCACCCTTTTTAACTTGTCCTTAGCAATCAGGCCACTGTTGTGGAGAGGTAAACCCTCTACAGGGAAGCCAGTGGCTGAGTTGGTCAGGCAGGCAGGAAGGGCCTCAAAGCCCAGAAAATTCAACCAGCCTCTGACAGTGGGCCTTTAAACACCCTTAATTGGCTATCCGTCCCTTCTGTGCGGGTAGCCCTGCTAACCCTAAGCCACCTCTAGGATAATAGCCAGGAGGCAAGGTGGTGCAGGGAAATCAGTAAGTTAACTGGAAATACCACACCTGCTCGCCCCTATTGGTGTTGAAAAATTCAGCTCATGGTTGGTTACTTGCCCTGCGCACATATGCTACACATCACCTCTTGACAGTGCCGCGCTATATTAGATGACCAGTGATAACAAGGTGCTGCTCAAAATCTTGCCAGAAGTCTATGGTCAGTGGAAAGTGGAGTGAGCAGCaagtgctgttccttcactgctgaccACTTTAGGTTTCTCGCAATTTTCTTATCTATATTTGTGTTCCTCCAATTGTGAATTATTGTTTTGTAGCCTGGGTACGTAATCGTATGAAAGCTTTTGCAGGAAGTACATATTTTCTGATACCTGCATAGGCATTAGTTACTAATGGAAAAGTCATCTTTTAACCTTTCAGGAAGAAATTGAATTACCAGAAGTTCCTACAGAGCCGCTACCGACCATATCTGCAAGGGAGAAAGGTACACAAGCGATTTATAATTTATTAGCTAAATTCAGTTTTGTAGGAAGTCTTTAAACATAAAGAGCTTGTCCACTTTGTTTTGGATATTTTAACTGGCATAATTTTCCTTAGTGACATAATTTTCACTTATAGTACTCCATTTGAAAAATGAATGAACAGTGAATGGTGGGTAGCATATCTGTGAATTTTTGATGTGCATGGTCAGTGGGTGAAACTTGTGATTGGTGGTTGAAACTCCCTGCCAGTAGCACGAGCTCAGGAAAGGACTCTCAGGATCTTgtgtatattttttttcttttttctaggTTTTGTGGTGTATTCTGAAAGAAAGCTGATGTAGCTCCACTTTACCTCTAACGGTTCTTATATATTTATTGTGGATGTGAATGTAGTTAAAGGAGGGAGTGTTTTTTCCTCTTCTTTCAATTGTTGTATCTAAATTCTAATGGTTCATAATTTGTTGTCAAAATGATGTTGCTCTGTTATTTATGCCTAAATGGTACAGCAACTTCAGGCAAAGGACAGATGTGTCGTTTAACACCAATATGTAATATTGGTGGTCAAGTTGCCCTACCGTTTAGTTTGGCAAAATTGGTACCTCGTTGTCTGCCTCACTGTTGAAATGCATTAGATTATGATATTTATGTGGTAGATAGAAACTCGACCTCATCACAGAGTGAAATTCTGTCCATTTTAGTCTAAATGCCCTTTTAACAATGTGATTGCTGTTAATCAGAGTCAATcaccctctctggcactgaaaattaacttttacaagtGTAAAATCTCTACTTCAGATTTAAATTGTTGTAAATGTTTATTTCTCCTTCTTTAAATTCAATTtgtctttccttctctttctgtacctgatttgatatTGAATTTAGCCATTTAATTTAACACTTGCTTCCCTGTTCTTGagctgttaatttcacaatccaGTTGGTTAAGGAGATGGACGGTTGTTTGTCATGTTCACTCAGATCCCAGGTTTACCTAATTGTGACATAATCAGCTCTTCTTTTCAGCAGCTTGTCACGCAAATAATATAGAAATCTAAACATGATGAGCAAGTTAAATACCCTGCCACAGCAAATTATAGCCCAATATTTAGCTGAGATATCACTCATTGTAGTGAGGACCAGTTATCTTTGGAGTCACTTGGATGAGCTCAATGTCCTTTTTCGAAAGATTTACTTCTGGATGCCAGTGCAAATCACCCCAGCTTTTGAATATGAGCAAATGTAATAATTGATTAGGATCCGAGGACCAGTGGGGAACCATACATAACATCTTTTCAAGTAGATTTAGGAGCTGAAGCCTGCTTATCTTCTGTCCACGGTTTTGTGTAAGATCTATTTGAGTCTGCTTGTTTTTGATAGGATTTAAAAGAAGCAAGATATATTATTATAAGCCTACCAGCAACGTGTTGGTAGATGGAGTTTTTCCAACTTCTTTTTAAAACATAGAAAAAtgagtaaaatgatggatttgtATGACAGATATTCGTAAATGAgagacaacaaaaacaaaatagataTAAATTATACAGAAGTGACGGTTGTTGAAGTGAAACACGACTTTATACTGCGCTTGCGGTTGGATGTTAACTTTTGAGCATGTTCTTTTTCACAAGTGCTCAATGAATCTTGCATGTTCAGACATCGCTTacctgtttaaaatgataaattgACATCATTGaatgtttaaaatatttattttgtttaattcCACTGTACAAAAACATGTGGTGCTCTACCAAGCAATATTTTGAACACTTGGATTTAATTAATTGGGTAGCTGGGATGGGGAGTAGGAAATGGTACACTGATAAAGGATGTTCTTGGGTTTGGAGCATggcagattgggacagtgtggagggagctgttCCCTAGTTCTGAACTAGGAGCGGTTGATGCTGACATTGGATTTCAACATTCAGGTACAGTTTAGTTTGTGTCTTGTGTGGATTTTAAAAGTTATATTCTTTCAAGCAAATTCAGATGGGGAATtaacttttttctttttcttaaacAGGAAAAGAACCAGTTAAAAACACAGCAAAACAAGAGATGGTGGCAGCATCATAACTGAAATTCGGACTTTCAGTGACATTGTCGTATATAATTTCTCTTCAGTATGTTTTATAGGGTTGATCATGATTCACCACCCGTTTTGAGGGTTGAGAAATTCAGACTCTACAGGCATATCAGGAGAACCTTTACTCTTTCATGACattatttacttttttaaaatgaaaattccatcttgacttttttttaatgtaGTTTTTACTTTTAAAAAGTCCAAAAACTGAGCCGTGCTGCAGAATCCTAAAGCCAGTGTTTCCTTAATATTCCTATATGAGACGTATTCTCAATCAAGCTAACGTACACATTTCAGGATCTGTTTAGTCCTAAAATTTGAAATAGTTTCCAGATAAGTCTGCACTGACCCAGTAATATAATAGTGGATAAATATGACAAGATGCATTTATATCTGTAAACTTTCAACTTTTCTTATACTATTTAAGTAAGATTCTAGGCAGTACAGCATTGAAGGGAATGCAATCACTAAGGGAATGAATAGCCAGGTGTGTAAAAAGTCCCCATAGATATAGAACATTTGGCACTGTGATGGGATACTCATTGTAAATGTATTCTGTTCTTTTAACAAATTCTCTGAcatgaaacattaaaaaatttgaACTGTATTTAAAAAGGCTTATACCGAAGATTTTTAATTTATAGGGCTAAAAGCAGTATTATAAAATCTTTATTATATTTGTAACGTCCACATAAATAAGAGCCTCAAATGAACTCTGTAACACTGTGCGATGGAATTCTGCGGGCAGTGCTTTGGGCTAAGCATCATTGCTAAATTTGTAAATGGATAGAGTTGAGCATCATTGCTAAATTTGTAAATGGATAGAATTGAAATAATGGTTACAAAATGGAATGTAATAAGTTGATCAAGGTTTCACCTGGTTCCATTATAGTTAtccaaattattttaaaaaaaagtttggaaCTACTTTGTAATGCCACTGGGTACTTGTAAAATCTCTTGCTGTGTGATGCTGAATTTGAAATGGAAGGTTTGGGCTTTGTAAGTAAAGATTGAAAATGATTTTTGAGCTGCTAATCAAACTttcattgttctgttttataatcaTGTTACAAATATGTTATTTAATTGCAGCTTGATTTCCTTAGACACCAAACAGAATAGTTTTGTACCACAAGGTTAAATTACATGTTTCTTGTCTTGTACTTGTATCCTTTGGTCACCTTATACTAGGTTCTGTTTGCATGTAGTGAAGATCTGTTCAACATGGAACTATTCTGTTAAAGCCACCTCCAGAACATTATGAAAACTCAGTCACCCTGAGTGGATACACATTTTTGTCGTAAATCCTACTGTGCACAACCATAGTTATTGAGAAATGTTTTATtataaaaaaagtttttttttacgtATTGCAAGGTGGTGAGAGAAGAATGGTGGTTGGTCCTTACACTAACAACCTTGTACAAGTGAAAGGCCAGGCGATATGATTGAGATTCTTAATCATGCCTGTGCCATGAGGGTGGTGCTGAATAGAGGCCAAGCATTTCGCCACAGGGAAGAAAACGTGAGGGCAAATCACCCAACTGTTGTTGAAAGCAGTTCAAGACCAGCATTGGCAAAGTGTTtgggtgtactgtgtgtgtgtatgcgtgtgtgtgtgtgtgtgagtgtgtctggtgcATGCAGGGAGTAAGAACCTTTTTTTCTGACAAACTCGAATGACAAGTCACAGAAGTGTAAGAAATTACTTGTATATTTATTTTTAATCAGTTGTAGTAGGTACTCTTTTTAAAAGGGGTAAGCTTGCTTTCATACCTAAAATAAAACTTGTTTTCATCATTAAAATTTGAAGATTACAGCTTGATTGAAATTCTTACTTATAGCACATAACCTGATAAACTTTTGTGCATGTATCAAACACTGTACTTGGATACATGAATGTAAGATTTGTGCCCAGAAGTATTTTGCCAAACAAAATCAAAATTTCTGTCAAGGATGATTTAATGGTTGTGGCAATTGCCTTATAATCTTGGTGTTATGACCTTTTTGGTACTGTGCTTTAAAACTTACAAATTCACAGCTTTTTTGACctctgtaaaaacaaaaaaatttctACAAATTGTATTTGTTATTACAAAGTAGAATAAAAATAACCATAATTTGAATTTTGATGTTTTCTCAATAAATAGAAGTGGgaatgcaattttttttgtgGAAATGTTGCTTTAGTCTTTTAATACATATGAAACATTTTGAAATTGAAACTATGCTCGTTCATTTAGGGACCGTTGTGTTCAAAGCAACACTTGTGTTACAAATAATTATTGGAGAAGGACAATGTGGAAGTCACTTTCAATTGAAGTACTGAGGGGGGCAAATAAggctaacatttaaaaaaattattagaTGTGCTTTAGTTGTGATGTCAATtctttgtctttttttaaaaaaattgtaaaatTAATTGTGACTAACTATGACTAACCATCTCTGACAATAtgatgtgtgtgcatatgtgggaTGAAAGTTTAGAAAATGTTTTAAAGATTACAGGGGTTGATAACGTAATCT contains:
- the chmp6b gene encoding charged multivesicular body protein 6, with amino-acid sequence MGNLFGRKKRSRVTDQDRAVLQLKQQRDKLKQFQKKIAIQLEKERELARQLLRGGKKEKAKFLLKKKRYQEQLLDKTEVQISNLEKMVQDIEFAQIEMKVIEGLKIGNDCLQKMHEIMSIEEVERIMDETQEAVEYQRQIDEILSGGISQEDEEAILAELDVITQEEIELPEVPTEPLPTISAREKGKEPVKNTAKQEMVAAS